The nucleotide window CTCGTTCTCATCTCCCCAGACAAGGTTGCCCTCGAGTACGCCCTtcgcttcaaattccaagcctCCAACAATGAGGCCGAATATGAAGCACTCTTAGCTGGTCTTCGATTAGCCAAAGAGATGGACGCCAGgaaaattcagatattcaGCGATTCACAACTCGTGATCCACCAGGTCAACCAGGACTTCACGGCTAAGGATGCCTCTATGACGGCCTACCTCCAGCACGCTCGGCACTTGCTGGCGACCTTCTACGCCCACTCTCTCAAGCAAGTGCCTCGCTTCGAGAATAGCCATGCCGATGCACTAGCCAGGTTGGCATCAGCCTTGGAACAAGGAATGGGTCGCCACATCCACATCGAGTTTTTGGCCCAGCCCAGCACACAAGCCCCACTCATCTGCACTATTGATCACAGCCTTACATGGATGGACCCCATCCTCCAGTTCTTACAAAACCAAACACTACCGGCTAATCCGGCCGAAGCACGACGCGTTCGCCATCGCTCTGCCCGTTACCTGATCATTAACGGCTCCTTATACAAGCGGGGTTTCAGCCTTCCTTACCTCCGATGCCTGACTCCAGAGGAGGGTCACTATGTCCTTCGAGAAATCCATGAAGGCATATGCGGTAACCACTCGGGCGCACGCTCGCTGGCCCATAAGGCAATCCGCCAAGGATACTTCTGGCCATCACTCCACACTGACGCCCAGGAATTCACCCAGAAATGTGACAAGTGTCATCGATTTGCCAACATTCCACAACTCCCGGCTGAACCGTTGACTGCCATCGTCAGCCCTTGGCCATTTGCCCAATGGGGACTGGATCTCATTGGACCTATGCCAGAGGGCAAGGGCCAAGTCAAGTATGCAGTTGTGGCCgtagactacttcaccaagtggGCTGAGGGCGAGGCCTTGGCCACCATCACTGCGGCTCGCATCGAATCCTTTGTGTGGCAAAACATTGTATGTCACTTCGGCATCCCCAACTCCATCGTCACCGACAATGGCCAGCAATTTGACAAcgccaaattcaaacaattttgttccaaCCTCAAGATTCGTCTGTGTTTCGCCTCCCCAGCCCATCCTCAGTCCAATGGCCAGGTCGAAGCCgtgaacaaaattatcaagaagaccctcaagacaaaacttgacaaagccaagggctgctggccagaactactccCAGAAGTACTTTGGTCCTACCGCACCACCTTCCGCACATCCACGGGTGAAACGCCGTTCTCCCTATCATTTGGAACCGAGGCCGTGGCTTCGGTAGAGATTGGCCAGCCCACATACCGAACCTCCACTTACGATGCCACGGCCAATGACGAGCAGTTGGCCCTCAACCTCGACTTCATTGACGAGCTCCGGGACCAATCGAGCATGCGTAATATCGCGTACAAACAACGGATCGCCAAATATTACGACTCCCGAGTCAAGCCCCGTGCTTTCAAAATGGGGGACTGGGTCTTGCGCAAAGTTTCCTTGGCTACCAAAAATCCCAACGAAGGTACCCTCGGccctacatgggaaggtccttatgagattatcaaaatctgcCGCCCCGGCACTTATCAGCTTCGTGATTCTACAGGCAAGACGCTGCCTCACCCGTGGAATGCTGACCACCTCAAGTACTATTACGAGTAAACATATCTAGACCCTAAGACAatactttggtcttgattATTTACTGTAAGGTAAAAGTAAGGTATCTAGACCCTAGACCACTTGTACCTTCTGTCTTTCGGCATCTATTTCAATGAAATGCCTGACTCCGGCTCATTCTCATGCACTCACATTGTTATCATTTTTACTAACACAATTGATATCGAACCAAGTCtcatatcataaataaaaacacccTTGCTCCAGGCAAGGACAAGTGTTCgtacataaacaaaataaccaGTGTTCCAACACAATCACTAAAGTACAAAATCACTATAACACATAACGAAGGCAACGCCTTCAAGACTCGGTCGACGGGGCATCCTCAGTGGCCGGCTCAGCCTCTGGTGTCGGGGCGCTAGCATCCGCAGGAGGGGTCTGTGCAGGAGGCTCGCCACTGGT belongs to Prunus persica cultivar Lovell chromosome G4, Prunus_persica_NCBIv2, whole genome shotgun sequence and includes:
- the LOC109948519 gene encoding uncharacterized protein LOC109948519; its protein translation is MRAEVDRLSSIRFIREVDYPTWLANVVMVRKPRKGWRMCVDYTNLNRACPKDSFPLPRIDQLVDATAGHALLSFMDAYLGYNQIFMHPEDQAHTSFITDRGLYCYKVMPFGLKNTGATYQRLVNQLFAPLIGNTMEVYVDDMLVKSRTADQHIPNLSAMFTILKQYKMRLNPTKCAFGVASGKFLGFMISQRGIEANPEKIQAILDMMVPKTVKDIQSLTGHVAALTRFISKATDRCAPFFKALKGTKRNITWTAECDTAFSELKEYMGRAPLLSTPEHGDILMIYLSISASAVSSVLIRSKDNAEHPVHYVSKALQDVEVRYPDIEKLAFALVVSARRLRPYFQAHTIHVLTNQPLRQVLQNPETSGRLVKWAIELDEFDIHYKPRPAMRGQAVADFLSEFTEPQTSAATQLITEPNPPPSQDQTPTEGNLDLTQPLWTLFVDGSSNAQGCGAGLVLISPDKVALEYALRFKFQASNNEAEYEALLAGLRLAKEMDARKIQIFSDSQLVIHQVNQDFTAKDASMTAYLQHARHLLATFYAHSLKQVPRFENSHADALARLASALEQGMGRHIHIEFLAQPSTQAPLICTIDHSLTWMDPILQFLQNQTLPANPAEARRVRHRSARYLIINGSLYKRGFSLPYLRCLTPEEGHYVLREIHEGICGNHSGARSLAHKAIRQGYFWPSLHTDAQEFTQKCDKCHRFANIPQLPAEPLTAIVSPWPFAQWGLDLIGPMPEGKGQVKYAVVAVDYFTKWAEGEALATITAARIESFVWQNIVCHFGIPNSIVTDNGQQFDNAKFKQFCSNLKIQLLPEVLWSYRTTFRTSTGETPFSLSFGTEAVASVEIGQPTYRTSTYDATANDEQLALNLDFIDELRDQSSMRNIAYKQRIAKYYDSRVKPRAFKMGDWVLRKVSLATKNPNEGTLGPTWEGPYEIIKICRPGTYQLRDSTGKTLPHPWNADHLKYYYE